Proteins from one Pleurocapsa minor HA4230-MV1 genomic window:
- a CDS encoding hybrid sensor histidine kinase/response regulator codes for MNSEQGTRKRILLLVEHQQNRQLLSQALEKYYQVLAPGVDSDFVVAGEQMLTEDFDLCFIDYTAIHYLREKMLAKREAVIPLFLPFVFMTTLHDVGLSTDHLEPLVDDIVYLPVEKIELRTKIRVLLRSRSYSLQLKATQEKLNQSLAHEKELNKIKSRFISTVSHEFRNPLNSISGMAQILEAYGDKLTPVKKTEVLQQLRRNVTKMTNLLNDVLVISQKDMNKLEFNPAPLELETFCRHVINEVQTAFDNRQTINFIYQAESAEFNLDSKLLNHVLTNLLANACKYSPKDSTIDFEIHSQASELIFTIRDRGIGIPPEDLPKLFNSFYRASNSQGYQGSGLGLAIAKEYVEFHQGTIFVVSELEVGTTFTVNIPMVKE; via the coding sequence ATGAACAGTGAACAAGGAACAAGGAAACGTATTCTCTTACTAGTCGAACATCAGCAGAATCGACAATTGTTATCTCAAGCCTTGGAGAAATACTATCAAGTACTTGCTCCTGGAGTTGATTCGGACTTTGTTGTAGCTGGTGAGCAAATGTTAACCGAGGATTTCGATCTCTGTTTTATTGATTATACGGCTATTCATTATTTACGCGAAAAAATGCTGGCGAAAAGGGAGGCAGTGATTCCTTTGTTCCTACCGTTCGTTTTTATGACTACCCTGCATGATGTTGGTTTGTCTACAGATCATTTAGAACCATTAGTCGATGATATTGTTTATCTACCAGTGGAAAAAATTGAACTCCGAACTAAAATTCGCGTACTATTGCGATCGCGTTCTTATTCTCTTCAGCTTAAAGCCACACAAGAAAAGTTAAATCAGTCTTTAGCTCACGAAAAAGAGTTAAATAAAATCAAATCTCGCTTCATTTCTACGGTATCTCATGAGTTTCGTAATCCTCTAAATAGTATTTCAGGCATGGCACAAATTTTAGAGGCTTATGGAGATAAATTAACCCCAGTTAAAAAGACAGAAGTTTTGCAACAATTACGGCGCAACGTCACCAAAATGACCAATCTCTTAAATGATGTCTTGGTGATTAGTCAAAAAGACATGAACAAGTTGGAATTTAATCCTGCGCCACTAGAGTTAGAAACGTTTTGTCGCCACGTAATTAATGAAGTTCAAACAGCATTTGACAACAGGCAAACAATCAACTTTATTTATCAAGCAGAATCAGCAGAATTCAATTTAGACAGTAAACTACTTAATCATGTTCTGACTAACTTACTCGCCAATGCCTGTAAATACTCGCCCAAAGATAGCACTATAGATTTTGAAATTCACTCTCAGGCTTCAGAATTAATATTTACGATTCGCGATCGCGGTATTGGCATTCCCCCCGAAGATCTACCTAAACTATTTAATTCTTTTTATCGTGCCAGTAACTCACAAGGTTATCAGGGATCGGGTTTGGGTTTAGCGATCGCCAAAGAATATGTCGAATTTCATCAAGGCACTATTTTCGTAGTCAGTGAGCTAGAAGTAGGTACGACTTTTACCGTTAATATTCCCATGGTCAAGGAATAG